In Streptomyces sp. TLI_146, the genomic stretch TCTGGGGTGAGTGACGGCCGGAGCCGCATCGCCGAGAACAGGGCTCCGGCCCCTGTCCTCCCAGCTGTTCGAGCCGGGGTGAACTCCCGCGCACTCCGGATGCCGGTGAGGACATCGGTTGCGAGGACGCCGCGGAAGGGGAACCGTCCGTCCCCGCACCACGGCCGCCGCCGGGGATACCACCCGGCGGCGGCCCCACGGCCTTGCTGGCCGAACTGCCCGGCCGCGAGCGCGACCTCGTACCCCGACAGTACGCGCCTGCAGCCCGCAAGGAGCCCTTCACGCCCGGCCAACTGCCGCTCAGACAAGCCATGTTCAGGAGGGGCAGCTCGTCCCGAGGGAAGGTCTGTGGCTCAGTATCGGCTTCCACTGGCATGATCGTCATTCGTGAGTGATGTTTTTGGGCAGGCTGGTCACGGTGTGCGGGTCGAGTGGGGCCCGGTTGGGGCGGAGCGACTCGCGGGTGGTGTCGCCTGCCTGGTGGTTGTCGATGTGCTGTCGTTCACCACGTCAGTGACCGCCGCGGTCGAGGCGGGAACGCAGGTATTCCCTTTATCGCTGGCGGGATGAGTCGGCTGTGGGCTTCGCCGAGCAGGTGGACGCCGCTTTGGCGGTGGGGCGTCGTGCGGTGTCCGAGGGTTCGCCGTGGTCGCTGTCTCCGGCTGCGTTGCGACGTGCTCCGTTTACTCCGCGGCTGGTGCTGCCGTCCCCCAACGGGTCGGCGATCGCTGCCGCAGCCGCCGATAGCTCCGCCGTGGTTGCCGCCTCTCTGAGGAATGCGGCCGCCGTCGGGCAGTGGCTCGGCGCTCAGGGGCACGGGACCATCGAGCATCCTGTGGGAGTGATCGCCGCCGGTGAGCGCTGGCCCGATGGCAGTCTTCGCCCGGCGCTCGAAGACCTGCTCGGTGCCGGAGCAGTGATCGCCGCGCTACTGGAATGCGGTGGTGAGGCGCCCTCACCGGAAGCCGCAATGGCGGCGGCGGCCTTCACCGGCACCCCGGATCCCAGAGCTGCTGTCGCGGCCGGCTCGTCCGGGCGCGAGCTCGGTGAGGCTGGGTTTGCCGATGACGTTGCTATCGCCACGGAGTTGGACGTCAGCCGTGTGGTGCCGGTGCTGACTAGCGGCGCCTTCGCCGGCGCCAGCTGATCACACGATCCGGTTGGGAAGATTCAGGCTGCGAGGGCGTACTGCTGCTGGTCGTGCACGGGATGAGGCGCTGGTGCTCGCGCCCCAGATGGTGCCGCCAGTAGGTGTCGAGGTCGCCGTTGTCGATCAGGACACGGAGTTAGGCCGTGTCCTACACGGTGAGTTTGAGCAAACCGAGCCGTTCCTCCCCGCGGTGGTGCGCGTGGGGGTCGGTGGAGTAACCGGCGTGGCGTGTGATCGACGGGGTGTTGTATTGGGTGCGGGCGGGTGTCACTGCACGTCGGACAGGGCTGTCTGCATGGCCTGCGTCACTGCGTTGCGATGGTTCGTGAACGCGAGTTCAGCCTCCTGGTGTGGCTCCCCGCTGGTCACCGTGTCTCGGTAGCCGATCAGCAGGTGCACGAGCTCTCGGGACATTTCCGCTAGGTCCGGCGGGGCCACCAGGTGCAGTTGTATGCGTGCGGGGAATACATCGTGATCGGTCAACGCGTCCTGAGCTCGACGTAACTTCTCCTCGCTGTTGCCGTCCCGGCCCGCGCGGTGTATCTGTTCCCTGGCCTGTGTCACCGCCGCCAGAAACTGGACACACGCAGTCCGTAGATCTTCCCGGCGCTGCTTCTTGACCTCCTTCGCCCACTGCGCACGATGGGCCACCAACACCGAGATCACACTGATGAATCCACCCAGGGCCGTACTGACCGGCGCAGTCCAATCCATGACTGCCATCGTGGCATGGACCTGAGGAAAGACTTAGACGGTGTCATAAATGGTCAGTTTGAGGAAGGTTTGTTTGCCGTCGGGCTTGAGCTCGGAGCAGACCACGATGCGCCGGCGGTGGAGCTCGGTCAGCCCGGTGGAGACAGGCTGAGCTGAGATGGATGGGCGACACCCTGCCCGTCAGACGGGCAGGGCAGCACGGGGTGGTCCGGGGCAACGGTCGCCGCCTCGTGCGGGGCGGCCCGTCAATAATCGATCAAGCCAGTTGCACGGGCCAGACCCTGGAACTACGAGTAGAACTGGGCGCCGTCGCGCGCGTCGGTGGCGGCGGTCCGCCAGCTGCGTTGGGCCTTGGTCCGCCAGGCGTTGCAGCTGCCGGTCGCCCTGAAGCAGGTCCGCACGGCGCGGGTGTGGTCAAGTTTCAGATTGATGCCGTTGCAGCGGGTGGTGGCCGTGGCGTGGGTGCCGCGGGCGGGCCAGAACGCGGAGTCGCTGGGGCCGGTCCCTGGTGAACTGGTGAAGCGGGGCGCGTCCACCGTGCAGGCCCGC encodes the following:
- a CDS encoding 2-phosphosulfolactate phosphatase encodes the protein MGFAEQVDAALAVGRRAVSEGSPWSLSPAALRRAPFTPRLVLPSPNGSAIAAAAADSSAVVAASLRNAAAVGQWLGAQGHGTIEHPVGVIAAGERWPDGSLRPALEDLLGAGAVIAALLECGGEAPSPEAAMAAAAFTGTPDPRAAVAAGSSGRELGEAGFADDVAIATELDVSRVVPVLTSGAFAGAS